Genomic segment of Pacificitalea manganoxidans:
GCAACATCCAAGTCATTGTAACTACGGGCTGTCAGGAAGGCTTGCGCCGCCCCGGTTCGCCCGAAATAAAAGGTGCGGCAGACGCGCCGATCCAACAGAGGAGACACTCATGAAACCCATCCATTCCCTGCTGAGCGGCCTGACCGTCGCAGCGGCGCTGGCCACCGGTCCGGCCTTTGCCGAGGCGCATATGGACAAGGCCAAGGTCGGCTTCGTCTATGTCGGTCCCGTGGGCGACGGCGGCTGGACATACGAGCATGATCAGGCGCGTCAGGCGGTCGAGGCCGAGTTTGGCGATCAGGTCGAAACGGTGTTCGTCGAAAGCGTCCCCGAAGGCCCCGACAGCGAGCGTGTGATGACGCAGATGGCGCTCGACGGTGCGGATCTGATCTTTACCACCTCGTTTGGCTACATGGACCCGACGATCAATGTCGCGTCGAAATTCCCGGATGTGAAATTCGAACACGCCACCGGCTACAAGCGCGCCGACAACGTTTCCACCTATTCCGCCCGCTTCTACGAAGGCCGCGCGGTTCAGGGCCACATCGCGGGCAAGATGACGGAAAGCAACGTGATCGGGTATATCGGCTCGGTGCCGATTCCCGAGGTGATCCGTGGCATCAACTCCGCCTATATCCATGCCAAAAAGGCCAACCCCGACGTGCAGTTCAAGGTCGTCTGGGTCTATAGCTGGTTCGATCCCGCCAAGGAGGCCGACGCGGCCAAGGTGCTGATCGATCAGGGCGCTGACGTGATCTTGCAGCATACCGACAGCACCGCCCCGCTGGCCGCCGCACAGGAAGCAGGCGGCGTCATCGGGTTTGGTCAGGCCTCTGACATGGCCGAATATAAGCCCGAGCCGCGCGTGTCCTCGATCATCGACAATTGGTCGCCCTACTACATCGAGCGGGTGAAAGCGGTTCTCGACGGCACGTGGGAAAGCACCGACACATGGGCCGGGATCGGCGACGGCATGGTCGAAATCGGCGAGATGACCGACGCGATCCCCGCCGACGTTCGGGAAGAGGCGCAGGCGCTGGCCGATTCCATCGCTGCGGGCGAATACCATCCCTTCACCGGCCCGCTGAACAAGCAGGACGGCACCGCGTGGCTGGCCGAGGGCGAAACCGCCGATGACGGCACCTTGCTGGGCATGAACTTCTACGTCGAAGGGCTGGAAGGCTCGATCCCGCAGTAACGCAGACGCCCTTCGCGCCTGAGCGGAGGCGTGCACGTTAACGCGACCCGGCCTGCTTTGCAGCGCCGGGTCGTTTGCTGTCCGGGCGGTGTCTCGGCCTCAGCCGTGACGTGCGTTACCCATCCGCGCGCAGTCGGGCATTTTTTGGATCATGCGGGCTGTCGGCCACCACTTCCGCATCCCACAATTCCCGCTGCATCCGGATTTTCAGATGGGTGCCCGGCTCCGCCAGATCAGGGCGCACATAGCCGATCCCGATGGATTGCTGAAACACCGGCGACCAGCCCCCGGAGGTCAACCGCCCGACACCCTTGCCGTCGTGCAAGATCGCCTCGCGCCCCCACGGATCGGCATCGTCCGGACCGTCGGTCAGCAGCGTGACGCAGCGACTGCGCGGCGCAGTAGCCAGCATTGCCTCCTTGCCGAAAAATGCCTTATCCATATCGACGAACCGTTCCAGACCTGCCTCCTGCGGGGTGGCGTCCCGGCCCAGATCGCTGCCAAACGCGCGGTAGCTTTTCTCCTGCCGAAGCCAGTTCTGAGCCCGCGCGCCGACAAGCCGCAGATCATGCGCCGCACCCGCATCCATCAATTGGTCGAACAGGTGGTTTTGCATTTCGATCGGATGATGCAGTTCCCAGCCCAGTTCGCCGGTATAAGCCACGCGCGCCGCAAGGACCGGCACCATCCCCAATTCGATCTGCTGTGCCGACAGCCACGGAAACCGTGCATTCGACAATGCGGTCGCAGGCTCCGCATCGCGCACCAGCCCGCGCAGCACGTCGCGGCTGCGCGGCCCGGCCAATGCGAACACCCCGTATTGCGTGGTCACGTCGCGCAATTGCATCGCCCCGAAGCGTGAAATGCCCTCGGCCACCGCCTGTGCCAGCCAATCCCCGTCATAGGCATGCCACGCTCCGGCGGAGACAAGGTAGTATCGATCTTCGGCCTCGCGGATCACGGTATATTCCGACCGGATCGTGCCCGCCGGACCCAACGCATAGGTCAGGCTGATGCGGCCGGTGCGGGGCAGGCGGTTCGTCGTAAACCAGTCGAGAAACGCGGTGGCCCCCGGACCTTCCAGCACATGTTTGGCAAAGGGCGTGGCATCAATCAGCCCGACGCCCTCGCGCACGGCCTTTGCCTCCGCCACCGCATGGGGCCACCATGTGCCGCGCCGGAAGCTGCGGCTGGCGGCATCGTTGAACCCGTCAGGGGCAAAGTAATTGGGCCGCTCCCAGCCATTGACCTGCCCAAACTGTGCGCCCCGCGCCTTTAGCCGGTCATAGCAGGGTGCGGTGCGCAAGGGGCGCGCGGCGGGGCGCTCCTCATCCGGGTGGTGGAGGACATAGACATGGGCATAGGCCTCCTCGTTCTTGGCGATTGCGTAGTCGGTGGTCATCCACGGACCGAACCGGCGCGGGTCAATGCTTGCCATGTCGATTTCGGCCTCACCTGCGGTCATCAACTGCGCCAGATAATGGCCGGCACCCCCGGCCGCGGTGATGCCAAAGCTGAACCCTTCGGCCAGCCACATGTTGCGCAGGCCCGGCGCGGGCCCCAGCAGCGGATTGCCATCGGGCGTGTAGCAGATCGGCCCGTTGTAATCGTCCTTCAGACCGGCGGTCTCGGACGACGGAATGCGGTGGATCATGCTTAGATACTCCGCCTCGATGCGGTCCAGATCGAGGGGGAACAGATCGGCGCGGAAGCTGTCCGGCACGCCATAGGGGAACCGTGCCGGTGCGCCGCGCTCATAGGGGCCTAAAATCCAGCCGCCGCGTTCCTCCCGCACATACCAGCGCGCGTCGGCATCGCGCAGCACCGGATGCTCCCCATGGGTGCGGCGCCACTCGACCAAGGCCGGGTCGGGCTCGGTCACGATGTACTGGTGTTCGACCGGGATCGCGGGAAGGCGCAGGCCCAGTTGCCGGGCGGTGCGCTGCGCGTGGTTGCCGGTGGCTGTCACCACATGCTCCGCCGCGATTTCGACCACCTCGTCCGAGGGCACAAGGTTGCCGCCGCTTTCCACCATACGCCGTGCCGTCACGATCCAATGCGCGCCGGTCCACCGGTAGGCGTCGACCTGCCAGCGCCGTTCGATGCTGACCCCGTGCTGCCGGGCGCCGCGCGCCATCGCTTGCGTCACGTCAGCGGGGTTGATGTAGCCATCGGTGGGATGGAACAGCGCGCCCTGCAAATCCTGTGTGCGCAGCAACGGCCAACGGTCTGCAATGTCATCGGGCGACAGCCATTCAAACGGGATGCCCACCGATTCCGCCGTCGCGGCGTATAGCTCGAACTCGTCCATGCGCGCGCGGCTTTGTGCCATGCGCAGGTTTCCGACGACGGCAAAGCCGGGGTTCAGGCCGGTTTCCTCCTCCAGCGTCTTGTAAAACCGAACGGAGTAATCGTGGATGTGGCTGGTGGCGTAGCTCATATTAAACAAAGGCAGCAGTCCCGCCGCGTGCCATGTGGACCCTGCGGTCAGTTCGTCCCGCTCCAGCAGCATCACGTCCCAGCCTGCGCGCCCCAGATGATAGGCAATCGCGGTGCCCACCGCGCCGCCGCCGACAACCAATGCCCTGACCTGTGTCTTCATCCCCGGCCTCCGCTCTGTCTCGGGATCATTCTGGCAGCGCAGGGCCATGGGGCAAGAGCCAATGCCGCGCAGCCATTGCCGCATCGCGGCGCAGACGGTATGTCGCAGCCCATCGGCCACCGGGGAGGAGCGCGATATGGATGTATTCAAGGATATTGCCGCATTGCGCGCAGCGCGTGCCGATATGCGCGGCCGCGTGGGGCTGGTCCCGACGATGGGCTATTTGCATGATGGGCACATGGCGCTTGTCGCAGCAGCGCGCGCACACTGCGATCACGTCCTTGCGTCGATTTTCGTCAATCCGCGTCAATTCGGAGAGGCCGCAGACCTAGCGGCCTATCCCCGCGACGTCGAACGGGACATGGCGTTGCTACAGGATGCGGGCGTCGATGCGCTGTTTCTGCCGGGGGTGGAGGCCATGTATCCCGCAGGCGCGGAAACCGTTGTCACCGTGCCGAGCCTGTCGGATCGTCTGATGGGCGCGCTGCGGCCCGGCCATTTCGAGGGCGTGGCGACGGTGGTGTGCAAGCTGTTCAACATCACGCGCCCGGATGTCGCGTATTTCGGAGAGAAGGATTACCAGCAGCTTTTGGTGATCCGCCGCATGGCTGCCGACCTCGACACCGGGGTGGAGGTGGTGGGCCTGCCGACCGTGCGCGATGCGGATGGCTTGGCGTTAAGCTCCCGCAACGTGCGGCTCAGTCCGAGCCAGCGGCAGCCGGCGCTTGTGCTGAACCGGGCGCTCGATGCTGCGGCAGAGGCCACCGAGCGTGGCGCCCCGGTGGACGACATCCGCGAAGCGGCGGCCCAACTGCTCGCGACGGAGCCTCAGGCCGATGCGCCGGGGATCGACGTGCAGGATGCGGCAACCTTGTCCGACCTGAAGGGGCGTCCGAACGCGCCCGTGGTCATTTTGTTGACCGCGCGGTTTGGTGATGTGCTTTTGATCGATCAGCGGGTGGCCACGCCACCGACGGCGTGATCCGCGTCCTTTCGCATAAACACGCGCGCCGGAGGCATGGCCGGGACCGGGCCACGCTTCCGGGCGGGGGTCAAGCTACCAGCCGGTAGCCGCCGCTTTCCGTGACCAACAGCCGGGCGTTCGAAGGATCGGGCTCGATCTTCTGACGCAGGCGGTAGATGTGGGTTTCCAACGTGTGGGTGGTCACCCCCGCGTTATAGCCCCAAACCTCATGCAGCAGCACATCGCGGGCCACGACGCCCTCCGTCGCGCGGTAGAGGAACTTCAGGATGTTGGTTTCCTTCTCGGTCAGGCGGATCTTCTTGTCATCCTCCGTCACCAACATCTTCATCGCGGGGCGGAAGCTGTAGGGCCCAAGCTGGAAAACCGCGTCCTCGGACTGCTCGTGCTGCCGCAGCTGGGCACGGATCCGCGCCAGCAGCACCGGAAACTTGAACGGCTTCGTCACATAGTCATTGGCACCGGCATCAAGCCCAAGAATGGTGTCGGCGTCGGAATCGTGACCGGTCAGCATCAGGATCGGGCATTTCACATGCTGTTTGCGCATCAGGCGGCACAGCTCGCGCCCGTCGGTATCGGGCAGGCCCACATCGAGGATCACAAGGTCATAGAGACCTTCCTTGATCTTCTCCATCGCCTCGGCGCCCGAGCCTGCTTCGAACACGTCGAAATCCTCGGTCATCACCAACTGTTCGCTCAGCGCTTCGCGCAGGTCGTCCTCGTCATCGACAAGGAGGATTCGTTTGAGATTGGCCATTTGCTCGCCTCCGTTTCTCTTGAAGATGGAGATGTTCACAGATGCGTGCCCCGGCAAGATTTGCTGCAACAGGCTCACGCGCTCGTGTCGCGAGGCGGGCAAATGTTTCACATTGCGTCAATTCATGACTACATCTGCGGTCCTGACGTCCCCCGTCACCCATGCTTGTCCCGGTCGGAGTTTGCCCATGCTGTTTGCCCCCACGCCAGCCGAACGTCGCGCCCGCGCGCGCGCTGACCTGCGTCTGGGCCTGCCGGTCGCGGTGGTTTCCGGCGGGGCGGCGGCGGTGGCGGTGTCGGCGGAAACGCTGACCGCGCGGCGGCTGGCGGAACTGCGCCAAGCGGGCACGCCGGTGCTGGCAGTCTCCGCGCGGCGTGCGGCGACCCTGAAGGCGCGCGCCTATGACGGGGATCTGGCACGGATCGAGTTGCCCGACGGCGCGGATCTGATGTGGGTTAGGGCCGTCGCGGACCCGTCCGCCGATCTTGCCACGCCGTTGAAGGGGCCGTTCACCACACGGCGCGATGAAGGCGCGGATCTGCACCGTGCCGCGTTGGTGCTGGCCAAGGAAGCGCGCCTGCTGCCTGCGGTTCTGGTGCTGCCGCTGGAGGGCGGGCGCGAGGCCGCGCGCGCCGCCGATTTGACGGTGCTGGATCTTGCCACCGACGGACCTGATCCGGCAGGCGCGGCCTTTGCCGATGTGGCTGGCGCACGGCTGCCGATGGATCTGGCAGGGCAGGGGCGGGTGCATGTGTTCCGCCCCGATGACGGCGGCGAAGAACACTACGCGATCGAGGTGGGCCGTCCCGACAGGTCACAGCCGGTTCTGGCGCGGCTGCATTCCGCGTGCTTCACTGGCGATGTTCTGGGCTCGCTCAAATGCGATTGCGGTCCGCAACTGCGCACCGCGCTGGCGCGAATGGGCGAGGCGGGCGCAGGCGTGCTGCTCTACCTCAATCAGGAAGGGCGCGGCATCGGGCTGGCCAACAAGATGCGGGCCTATGCGCTTCAGGATCAGGGATTTGACACCGTCGAGGCCAATCACCGGCTGGGGTTCGAGGATGACGAACGCGATTTCCGCATTGGCGCGGCGCTGCTGCGGGGGCTTGGCTTTGGTCAGGTGCGGCTGTTGACCAACAATCCCGCCAAGGTCGCGATGATGCAGGCCAATGGCATCGAGGTGGTGGACCGGGTGCCGCTGCGCGCAGGCCACACCGCCGAGAACGCCGCCTATCTCGCGACCAAGGCGGCCAAGTCGGGGCACCTGCTGTGAGCGGCGGTGAGCGCCCTGCTTTGATCGCGACCTGCTGGGGCGCGTGGCTTGATGGCGCGCGGTTGCCCTGCGCGATCGGGCGCGGTGGCATGACCGATGACAAGCGCGAAGGCGACGGGGCCAGCCCGCGCGGATTTCACCGGATCGCCGGGCTTCTTTATCGTGCGGACCGGGTGGTGCGCCCCGCGCCGTGGGCGCAGGCCATCGGTCCGGGGGATCTATGGTCCGACGACGGGCGCGACCCCGAGTATAACCATGCGGTGCGCGCGCCGCACGGGTTCGGGCACGAGCGTTTGCACAGGGCGGATCGGCTTTACGATATTGTTTTGCTGACGGATTGGAACTGGCCTGATGCGGTGCCGGGGCGGGGATCTGCTATTTTCCTGCATCGCTGGCGCAAGCCACGCCACCCCACCGAAGGCTGCATTGCGTTCCGCCCCGATCATCTGCTGCGGGTTGCGGCGCGGCTGCATCCCGGTGCGCTGATCGAAATTCGCTAGAGCGGTCGCACCATCACCACCGTGCGCTTGTGCCCCAGCAACGGCGCGGTGAGGCCCAGCCGGTGCCGCCCCGCCGCGCGAAAGCCAAGCCGTTCGTATAGCGCGCGGGCGCGCAGGTTGTCTTCGACCAGTTCCAGCCGCACTTGCCGGGCGCCTGTTTGGCGCGCTTCGTGGTGGAGCGCTTCGATCAACGCGGTCCCGATCCCCTGTCCGCGAGCACAGGCGGCCACCCCGATCCCGTCCAGAACCACGGTGCCGGGGGCGGCCTCGTTTGCCATCAGGTCCAGCAAGGGCGCGCGCCAGAGCGTGCCGAATAGCCCGTAGCTGTCGCGCAACTCCCGCAGGCCGCCCGCCATCAATCCAACCGCTCCCTGCTTTACCCCGGCAAAGCCGAGCGGCGGCCCATTCCCACGGCGCGCAACCAATGCCTGCCGGGGTTGCAGCACGGCGGCGAGATAGGCACGGGCCGCAGGCTCCGGCCCCAGCAGCCGCCCGAGTTTGGGCCCGAAGGCCTGCCAGAACAGTGCGGCAATCTCGGGCGCTTCATCGGGGGCAAAGCCCTTGGCGACGCGAAGATCGGTCATCCCGTCCGCGCCAGCCACGCTTGCGCCTCTCGCAGGTCTTCGGGCGTGTTGATGTTATAGAACGGGTCCGGGGCGCCCGCCGGGCAAGGGAACCGCGCGATGGCGGCGTCATGCTGTTCGGCAAACCGCATCATGCGACGATGCCCGGCCTGCAAAGCGCCTCGCAGATCGTCGCGCAGGTGCACCGGCCACAGTGCGAAGGTCGGATGCAGCCGGGGCGTGCCATCCCCCGCATCTGGCCCGAGGCCCGAAGCCGCGAGCGCGACGCCCTGTGTGCTGCCCTCAGCGGCAAGCATCAGCCGCGGCACCAGATCGCAGGGCAGGA
This window contains:
- the panC gene encoding pantoate--beta-alanine ligase, with translation MDVFKDIAALRAARADMRGRVGLVPTMGYLHDGHMALVAAARAHCDHVLASIFVNPRQFGEAADLAAYPRDVERDMALLQDAGVDALFLPGVEAMYPAGAETVVTVPSLSDRLMGALRPGHFEGVATVVCKLFNITRPDVAYFGEKDYQQLLVIRRMAADLDTGVEVVGLPTVRDADGLALSSRNVRLSPSQRQPALVLNRALDAAAEATERGAPVDDIREAAAQLLATEPQADAPGIDVQDAATLSDLKGRPNAPVVILLTARFGDVLLIDQRVATPPTA
- a CDS encoding BMP family ABC transporter substrate-binding protein; this translates as MKPIHSLLSGLTVAAALATGPAFAEAHMDKAKVGFVYVGPVGDGGWTYEHDQARQAVEAEFGDQVETVFVESVPEGPDSERVMTQMALDGADLIFTTSFGYMDPTINVASKFPDVKFEHATGYKRADNVSTYSARFYEGRAVQGHIAGKMTESNVIGYIGSVPIPEVIRGINSAYIHAKKANPDVQFKVVWVYSWFDPAKEADAAKVLIDQGADVILQHTDSTAPLAAAQEAGGVIGFGQASDMAEYKPEPRVSSIIDNWSPYYIERVKAVLDGTWESTDTWAGIGDGMVEIGEMTDAIPADVREEAQALADSIAAGEYHPFTGPLNKQDGTAWLAEGETADDGTLLGMNFYVEGLEGSIPQ
- a CDS encoding GNAT family N-acetyltransferase, coding for MTDLRVAKGFAPDEAPEIAALFWQAFGPKLGRLLGPEPAARAYLAAVLQPRQALVARRGNGPPLGFAGVKQGAVGLMAGGLRELRDSYGLFGTLWRAPLLDLMANEAAPGTVVLDGIGVAACARGQGIGTALIEALHHEARQTGARQVRLELVEDNLRARALYERLGFRAAGRHRLGLTAPLLGHKRTVVMVRPL
- a CDS encoding L,D-transpeptidase family protein, with translation MIATCWGAWLDGARLPCAIGRGGMTDDKREGDGASPRGFHRIAGLLYRADRVVRPAPWAQAIGPGDLWSDDGRDPEYNHAVRAPHGFGHERLHRADRLYDIVLLTDWNWPDAVPGRGSAIFLHRWRKPRHPTEGCIAFRPDHLLRVAARLHPGALIEIR
- the ribA gene encoding GTP cyclohydrolase II; its protein translation is MLFAPTPAERRARARADLRLGLPVAVVSGGAAAVAVSAETLTARRLAELRQAGTPVLAVSARRAATLKARAYDGDLARIELPDGADLMWVRAVADPSADLATPLKGPFTTRRDEGADLHRAALVLAKEARLLPAVLVLPLEGGREAARAADLTVLDLATDGPDPAGAAFADVAGARLPMDLAGQGRVHVFRPDDGGEEHYAIEVGRPDRSQPVLARLHSACFTGDVLGSLKCDCGPQLRTALARMGEAGAGVLLYLNQEGRGIGLANKMRAYALQDQGFDTVEANHRLGFEDDERDFRIGAALLRGLGFGQVRLLTNNPAKVAMMQANGIEVVDRVPLRAGHTAENAAYLATKAAKSGHLL
- a CDS encoding response regulator transcription factor, which gives rise to MANLKRILLVDDEDDLREALSEQLVMTEDFDVFEAGSGAEAMEKIKEGLYDLVILDVGLPDTDGRELCRLMRKQHVKCPILMLTGHDSDADTILGLDAGANDYVTKPFKFPVLLARIRAQLRQHEQSEDAVFQLGPYSFRPAMKMLVTEDDKKIRLTEKETNILKFLYRATEGVVARDVLLHEVWGYNAGVTTHTLETHIYRLRQKIEPDPSNARLLVTESGGYRLVA
- a CDS encoding GcvT family protein → MKTQVRALVVGGGAVGTAIAYHLGRAGWDVMLLERDELTAGSTWHAAGLLPLFNMSYATSHIHDYSVRFYKTLEEETGLNPGFAVVGNLRMAQSRARMDEFELYAATAESVGIPFEWLSPDDIADRWPLLRTQDLQGALFHPTDGYINPADVTQAMARGARQHGVSIERRWQVDAYRWTGAHWIVTARRMVESGGNLVPSDEVVEIAAEHVVTATGNHAQRTARQLGLRLPAIPVEHQYIVTEPDPALVEWRRTHGEHPVLRDADARWYVREERGGWILGPYERGAPARFPYGVPDSFRADLFPLDLDRIEAEYLSMIHRIPSSETAGLKDDYNGPICYTPDGNPLLGPAPGLRNMWLAEGFSFGITAAGGAGHYLAQLMTAGEAEIDMASIDPRRFGPWMTTDYAIAKNEEAYAHVYVLHHPDEERPAARPLRTAPCYDRLKARGAQFGQVNGWERPNYFAPDGFNDAASRSFRRGTWWPHAVAEAKAVREGVGLIDATPFAKHVLEGPGATAFLDWFTTNRLPRTGRISLTYALGPAGTIRSEYTVIREAEDRYYLVSAGAWHAYDGDWLAQAVAEGISRFGAMQLRDVTTQYGVFALAGPRSRDVLRGLVRDAEPATALSNARFPWLSAQQIELGMVPVLAARVAYTGELGWELHHPIEMQNHLFDQLMDAGAAHDLRLVGARAQNWLRQEKSYRAFGSDLGRDATPQEAGLERFVDMDKAFFGKEAMLATAPRSRCVTLLTDGPDDADPWGREAILHDGKGVGRLTSGGWSPVFQQSIGIGYVRPDLAEPGTHLKIRMQRELWDAEVVADSPHDPKNARLRADG